In one Gadus morhua chromosome 15, gadMor3.0, whole genome shotgun sequence genomic region, the following are encoded:
- the si:dkeyp-121d4.3 gene encoding uncharacterized protein si:dkeyp-121d4.3 isoform X2 has protein sequence MNRGTTHGHLDDGPRYGLPPPPGEWGPYGPPPNEWGPRGPAPHMDWGPRGPPEWGAPHGPWGPHHPAWGHPGWGPEGPDPWGAPPPEWGPPPPGGWGPPPAGGWGPGGPPPDLYYRPPSPDPYRAPPPPPGFAPPPPPVAYHPPYLPPVEPPPQAAFPASFPPPGWTAEPMLNPAPEQPQWLKALISVPPTEPPPSSTAAAATPAPTPALAPPPVAPVVPVAPAKPAAPSKPTGPPEPERKATPLGLLGKRIFEKPPAGRSTGIISFIGPTFGYIEREDLEKFSFAFKAYFGNSKALTPGVRVHFTALKEKNGQVATDVKVAPGGTENVGMEIYEAVVSQPIQEPQPGEKLYPGQVFTTLGHLRTNLAYERRDSAVTLLKDDQVLFNLLTDLVTDKRRATNIRLQIPLTYQHTKETRLTGAITSITGPKGVITAKTHGELTFELKENLSDVDFTAEDVKEEVEFTLHTVRGAQRAIRIRRLKEPLLLTLCTSPPPLPSPLGARPPARPSAAELGPNVQLDNELYEGVVSQTIIPNSGIVPGYPGQIFANIGPIKTNVTFDKRDCSVTLLKDDHVLINLLVDTMTRKRRAANIKPKVPFTFCYTKEKREKGQIRSIAGRTGDIRSEDYEGLPFDVSDTFSDNELSPGDVGKEVEFTVTTVNNASRGIRLRRLVPPGDKILEEQKKREEEERKKRGEEERKKKEEEEEKSRDLEKRKEVAAALAAAQVKWTPLGFRTTDPKTFDDISKERFQGTVLKTISKSPQIYQITKDGVKGDPDEKNVNKEEKKKDAVEEAAAAGADGDKKDVVGVKQEAVKVEQEVRVVSAKVEVKEEQEERPVDGQPAGGKEKEKERPDRGRLVMTIAGEQKMLHFDPIDVMTSATMMVGDKVRFNIATQRESREERATYVEILPDSFQESTEQRRHGIVIEFSEESGLIKCSQNPQLFFRMSEVIIVKQKKLQLNEKVEFSVVPHETADGGHQAIRITRFMENVFLPVRKLSAVGASQAKGKMTIKISKETKSVDDKGKEQAESDKLKAVVKNLRSQDSKDGRGGGGRKDYAAGRRRHGRSRSRSRSPSRTHYGRFIERHRSSSVRRSGSRERSHRRSRSRSRERSGERSRDSGSSRTKSSKNSKERDGREGRDGREGREGRDGREGREGRGGSSSGGGGAVPVDDELARKKWELEKLNEMIAHRKSMVERDHREVDPRDSRGGDPRGPDHRGDPRGGGDPRGGDPHGPDPRGPDPRGGDPRGPDPRGGDPRGPDPRGGDPRGGDPRGGDPRGPDPRGPDPRGGDPRGGDPRGPDPRGGDPRGPEPRGTCIDYDHGRITLPLKEYKPVHREDPEYRYRSPPCDPERGYYGNSYERGYRPPPHADPYRDRLYDDYPYGDMPYRDAPYAADRAYAERSYSDRSHGEQPYGEQPYPERPYSSAPYPDRYDAYADPYAAKPREEPPYDPLYDPSPSKRARSLDPHRGRSASPTPHPAAPQSPLPSSSYTPPSAQPPPAFKPPQFRPPSPVDSPPRSPSPRPPAQWAAAAPGPSYNPLLEIFNKGLEAHKKPPAAAARGPASYHQRTPSEAQRTPSEPPSYRLPDDGLLPHERAVQDGSGFSRIVGLASEHPAPSRYHEPGPRSSSSAERTNEEDQPFDKIQTLLRTIGMTLTTGDGSRPGAPEGIRSREGYSSAERETGRSSANRSEGRPEWAGSAEARRLHSPSPARPPSAEPRGGRESEYEGFLDQQEMEALKRAKEMQSLTKTIGGAYEYNTPSGPPSTQFQPQHPSSSYQGPNSWAPVGTTQSPTFPSMAPTPPPPTAPPSRRYGTPPGHSPGSPPQYVQGFPTFGPPSSSLPFLGQEDPGSSSTSPVLPPPSGPQAPGSSQAGPSTPALTPSAEGQEPNSALTVARCLKVIETVKSLKPSKSVQFSLPTDLPVCSVQIAGGTEEDIKAKQKEKLDQYNQRIQDKRELHYQEIRNLKKQGVWKRRPSVSQGKPIGEPKSVWICGHSLVFWAEARAKSPEVGMQLGMDPSNVVIHWKGTQGMTWPQLLPLLHQLKVKWPNPDVLIMHLGGNDLSTESPTDLLASVKKDLSSMRSIFPQCLLVWSNILPRRVWRHSADNHEVDLVRTTVNRRIHNIILDLGGTSLTHDNIRCGSNTGQYRPDGVHLSSKGIDTFNLNLQDFLERWEMESIKDLEKP, from the exons ATGAACCGCGGTACCACCCACGGCCACCTGGACGACGGGCCGCGGTATGGACTACCTCCCCCGCCCGGAGAGTGGGGCCCCTATGGCCCGCCACCCAACGAATGGGGTCCAAGGGGCCCGGCGCCGCACATGGACTGGGGACCACGAGGACCCCCGGAATGGGGTGCTCCTCACGGCCCTTGGGGACCTCATCACCCCGCATGGGGACACCCTGGTTGGGGTCCGGAGGGTCCGGACCCGTGGGGAGCACCGCCCCCTGAATGGGGGCCTCCTCCACCGGGCGGCTGGGGTCCGCCTCCCGCGGGAGGCTGGGGCCCTGGCGGCCCTCCTCCAGACCTGTACTACCGCCCGCCCAGCCCGGACCCATACCGagcccctcctccgccgccgggCTTcgctcctccgccgccgccagtCGCTTACCATCCTCCGTACCTGCCGCCCGTGGAGCCCCCCCCACAAGCCGCGTTCCCCGCATCATTCCCTCCACCCGGATGGACGGCGGAG CCGATGCTGAACCCTGCTCCAGAACAGCCTCAGTGG TTGAAGGCTTTGATTTCAGTCCCACCCACCGAGCCTCCACCCTCTTccacggccgccgccgccacccccgcccccacccccgccctggctccgccccccgtTGCCCCTGTGGTGCCGGTAGCCCCTGCAAAGCCTGCGGCCCCTTCAAAGCCCACGGGGCCTCCCGAACCAGAGCGCAAGGCCACACCGCTTGGCCTTCTGGGAAAAAGGATATTTGAAAA gcCCCCAGCTGGACGCTCCACTGGCATCATCTCCTTCATCGGG CCCACGTTCGGATACATCGAGAGGGAAGACCTGGAGAAGTTCTCCTTCGCGTTCAAAGCCTACTTTGGGAACTCCAAGGCCCTGACGCCAGGGGTCAGAGTTCACTTCACCGCGCTCAAGGAGAAG AACGGCCAGGTGGCCACGGACGTAAAGGTGGCCCCGGGGGGGACGGAGAACGTTGGCATGGAGATCTACGAGGCCGTGGTCAGCCAGCCAATCCAGGAGCCCCAG CCCGGGGAGAAGCTGTACCCAGGCCAGGTGTTCACCACGCTCGGCCACCTGCGCACCAACCTGGCGTACGAGCGGCGGGACTCTGCGGTGACGCTGCTGAAGGACGACCAGGTGCTGTTCAACCTGCTCACCGACCTGGTGACGGACAAGAGGAGGGCCACCAACATCCGGCTGCAGATCCCCCTCACCTACCAGCACACCAAGGAGACCCGCCTCACG GGCGCCATCACGAGCATCACGGGCCCCAAGGGGGTGATCACGGCGAAGACGCACGGCGAGCTGACCTTCGAACTGAAGGAGAACCTGAGTGACGTGGACTTCACCGCGGAGGACGTcaaagaggaggtggagttcACCCTCCACACG GTGCGAGGAGCCCAGAGGGCGATCAGGATCCGCCGCCTGAAGGAGCCCCTGCTCCTCACCCTCTgcacctcaccccctcccctgccctcgCCCCTGGgcgcccgcccccccgcccgcccgaGTGCCGCCGAGCTGGGGCCCAACGTTCAGCTGGACAACGAGCTGTACGAGGGCGTGGTCAGCCAGACCATCATCCCAAACTCT GGCATTGTACCAGGCTACCCGGGTCAGATCTTCGCCAACATCGGGCCGATCAAGACCAACGTGACGTTTGACAAGCGGGACTGCTCGGTGACGCTGCTGAAGGACGACCACGTGCTGATCAACCTGCTGGTCGACACCATGACCCGCAAGCGCCGCGCCGCCAACATCAAGCCCAAGGTCCCCTTCACCTTCTGCTACAccaaggagaagagggagaag GGTCAGATCCGCAGCATCGCGGGCCGCACTGGAGACATCCGCTCGGAGGACTACGAGGGGCTGCCCTTCGACGTCTCGGACACCTTCAGCGACAACGAGCTCAGCCCGGGGGATGTGGGCAAGGAGGTGGAGTTCACTGTGACGACG GTGAACAACGCCTCCAGGGGAATCCGCCTGAGGAGGCTGGTGCCACCGGGAGACAAGATcctggaggagcagaagaaacgagaagaggaggagaggaagaagaggggagaggaggagaggaagaagaaggaggaggaagaggagaaatcCAGAGACttagagaagaggaaggaggtggcTGCGGCGCTGGCAGCGGCCCAGGTCAAG TGGACCCCGCTGGGATTCAGAACGACCGACCCCAAAACCTTCGACGACATCAGCAAGGAGCGCTTCCAGGGCACCGTGCTGAAGACCATCTCCAAGAGCCCTCAGATCTACCAGATCACCAAGGACGGCGTGAAGGGGGACCCCGACGAGAAG AACGTTAataaagaagagaagaagaaggacgcTGTAGAGGAGGCGGCGGCAGCGGGCGCGGACGGAGACAAGAAGGACGTGGTCGGAGTGAAACAGGAAGCAGTCAAGGTTGAACAGGAAGTGAGAGTTGTCTCGGctaaggtggaggtgaaggaggagcaggaggagcgtCCCGTGGACGGTCAGCCGGCCGgcgggaaggagaaggagaaggagcggcCCGACCGAGGCCGCCTGGTGATGACCATCGCCGGGGAGCAGAAGATGTTGCACTTTGACCCCATTGACGTCATGACCAGTGCCACCATGATGGTCGGAGACAAG GTGCGCTTCAACATCGCCACGCAGcgggagagcagggaggagcgGGCCACCTACGTGGAGATCCTCCCGGACTCCTTCCAGGAGTCCACGGAGCAGCGCCGACAC GGCATCGTGATCGAGTTCTCCGAGGAGTCCGGGCTCATCAAGTGCTCCCAGAATCCCCAGCTGTTCTTCCGCATGTCTGAGGTCATCATCGTCAAGCAGAAGAAGCTCCAGCTGAACGAGAAGGTGGAGTTCAGCGTGGTGCCG CATGAGACGGCGGACGGCGGGCACCAGGCCATCCGGATCACCCGCTTCATGGAGAACGTCTTCCTTCCTGTCCGGAAGCTGAGTGCTGTCGGTGCCAGCCAGGCCAAGGGGAAG ATGACCATCAAGATCTCCAAAGAAACAAAGAGTGTTGACGACAAAGG TAAAGAGCAGGCGGAGTCGGACAAGCTGAAGGCGGTGGTGAAGAACCTGCGTTCCCAGGACTCCAAGGACggccgggggggcggcgggcgCAAGGACTACGCCGCCGGCCGCCGGCGCCACGGGCGCTCGCGCAGCCGGAGCCGCAGCCCCTCCAGGACGCACTACGGCCGCTTCATCGAGAGGCACCGCAGCTCCAGCGTCAGACGCAGCGGCAGCCGGGAGCGCTCGCACCGCCGCTCCCGCTCCCGGAGCCGGGAGAGGagcggggagaggagcagggacagCGGGAGCAGCAGGACTAAGAGTAGTAAAAACAGCAAGGAGAGAGACGGTagggaagggagggatgggagggaagggagggaggggagggatgggagggaggggagggaggggagggggggtagtagtagcggcggcggtggagctGTGCCAGTCGATGACGAACTCGCCAGGAAGAAATGGGAACTGGAGAAGCTGAACGAGATGATCGCTCACAGGAAGTCCATGGTGGAGCGGGACCACCGGGAAGTCGATCCTCGAGACTCTCGGGGAGGAGACCCCCGGGGCCCAGACCATCGAGGAGACCCCCGAGGAGGAGGTGACCCCCGAGGTGGTGACCCCCACGGCCCTGACCCGCGGGGACCTGACCCCCGAGGAGGTGACCCCCGGGGCCCTGACCCCCGAGGAGGTGACCCCCGTGGCCCTGACCCCCGAGGAGGTGACCCCCGAGGAGGTGACCCCCGTGGAGGTGACCCCCGTGGCCCTGACCCCCGTGGCCCTGACCCCCGAGGAGGTGACCCCCGTGGAGGTGACCCCCGTGGCCCTGACCCCAGAGGAGGTGACCCCCGCGGCCCTGAGCCCCGCGGGACCTGCATCGACTACGACCACGGCCGCATAACCCTGCCCCTGAAGGAGTACAAACCGGTCCATCGGGAAGACCCGGAATACCGGTACCGCTCGCCACCGTGCGACCCGGAAAGAGGTTACTATGGCAACTCTTACGAGAGAGGCTACCGGCCCCCGCCCCACGCCGACCCCTACAGAGACCGTCTCTATGACGACTATCCCTACGGAGACATGCCCTACAGGGACGCTCCTTACGCGGCGGACCGCGCCTATGCCGAACGTTCCTACAGCGACCGTTCCCATGGAGAGCAGCCGTACGGGGAGCAGCCGTACCCGGAGCGCCCCTACAGCAGCGCTCCGTACCCGGACCGCTACGACGCGTACGCCGACCCGTACGCTGCCAAACCCCGCGAAGAACCACCGTACGACCCTCTCTACGACCCGTCCCCGTCCAAGCGTGCCCGGTCCCTGGACCCCCACCGGGGGCGTTCTGCCTCCCCGACGCCTCACCCGGCCGCCCCTCAgagtcccctcccctccagctcCTACACCCCTCCCTCCGCCCAGCCCCCGCCCGCCTTCAAACCCCCGCAGTTCAGACCTCCGTCTCCGGTGGACTCCCCCCCGCggagcccctccccccggccACCCGCCCAGTGGGCCGCGGCGGCCCCCGGCCCGTCCTACAACCCCCTCCTGGAGATCTTCAACAAAGGCCTGGAGGCCCACAAGAagcccccggcggcggcggccagagGCCCCGCCTCCTACCATCAGCGGACCCCCAGCGAGGCACAGAGGACCCCAAGCGAGCCGCCGAGCTACAGGCTGCCCGATGACGGGCTGCTGCCCCACGAGCGCGCCGTGCAGGACGGCAGCGGCTTCTCCAGGATCGTGGGCCTGGCCTCGGAGCATCCGGCCCCCAGCCGTTACCACGAGCCCGGCCCCCGGAGCTCCTCCTCCGCGGAGAGGACCAACGAGGAGGACCAGCCCTTCGACAAGATCCAGACCCTGCTCAGGACCATCGGCATGACGCTGACCACCGGCGACGGCTCCAGGCCCGGCGCCCCGGAGGGCATCCGCTCCAGGGAGGGCTACTCGTCcgccgagagagagaccggccGGTCCTCAGCCAATAGGAGCGAGGGGCGACCCGAGTGGGCCGGGTCCGCGGAGGCGAGGCGACTCCACTCCCCGTCCCCGGCCCGGCCGCCCAGCGCCGAGCCGCGGGGCGGCCGGGAGTCTGAGTACGAGGGCTTCCTGGACCAGCAGGAGATGGAGGCTCTGAAGAGGGCCAAAGAGATGCAGAGTCTCACCAAGACCATCGGGGGCGCGTATGAATACAACACGCCCTCCGGTCCCCCCTCCACTCAGTTCCAACCGCAGcaccccagctcctcctaccAGGGCCCCAACAGCTGGGCTCCGGTCGGAACCACGCAGAGCCCCACCTTCCCCAGCATGGCCCCCACACCGCCTCCTCCCACTGCGCCACCGTCTCGTCGGTACGGGACTCCCCCCGGACACTCTCCTGGATCGCCCCCGCAGTACGTCCAGGGGTTCCCTACCTTcgggcccccctcctcctctctccccttcctggGTCAGGAGGACCCAGGGTCGAGCTCCACCAGCCccgtcctgcccccccccagcggcCCTCAGGCCCCGGGGTCCTCCCAGGCCGGCCCGTCAACTCCAGCCCTGACCCCCAGTGCTGAAGGTCAGGAGCCGAACTCGGCCCTCACGGTGGCCCGGTGCCTCAAGGTGATTGAGACGGTGAAGTCTCTGAAGCCCTCCAAGTCGGTGCAGTTCAGCCTGCCCACAGACCTGCCCGTCTGCAGCGTGCAGATCGCTGGAGGGACGGAGGAGGACATCAAGGCCAAGCAGAAGGAGAAG TTGGACCAGTACAACCAGCGGATTCAGGACAAGAGGGAATTGCATTATCAAGAGATTAGGAACCTCAAGAAACAAGGAGTTTGGAAGAGACGTCCCTCCGTCTCACAAG GTAAGCCAATCGGGGAGCCCAAGAGCGTGTGGATCTGCGGCCACTCCCTGGTGTTCTGGGCCGAGGCGCGGGCCAAGTCCCCAGAGGTGGGCATGCAGCTGGGCATGGACCCCAGCAACGTGGTGATCCACTGGAAGGGCACCCAGGGCATGACCTGGCCccagctgctgccgctgctccaCCAGCTCAAGGTGAAGTGGCCCAACCCAGACGTGCTCATCATGCACCTGGGCGGGAACGACCTGAGCACGGAGAGCCCCACCGACCTGCTGGCCTCGGTCAAGAAGGACCTGAGCTCCATGCGCAGCATCTTCCCCCAGTGCCTGCTGGTCTGGTCCAACATCCTGCCCCGCCGGGTGTGGCGCCACTCGGCAGACAACCATGAGGTTGACCTGGTGAGGACCACGGTCAACCGCCGCATCCACAACATCATCCTGGACCTGGGCGGCACCAGCCTGACCCACGACAACATCCGCTGTGGCTCCAACACGGGCCAGTACCGGCCGGACGGGGTGCACCTGTCCTCCAAGGGCATCGACACCTTCAACCTCAACCTGCAGGACTTCCTGGAAAGGTGGGAGATGGAGTCCATCAAAGACCTGGAGAAACCCTGA